One Serinus canaria isolate serCan28SL12 chromosome Z, serCan2020, whole genome shotgun sequence DNA window includes the following coding sequences:
- the LOC127061038 gene encoding serine/threonine-protein kinase PAK 1-like — MTSRHTLIYKRGLTGQPAEEEESTASKYQQFRQTLLHLRASPSGVAIKKINLQGLKRKQLTVNEIMIMKKYRNPSVVNYLDSYLVGEELWLVMEYMDGGTLSDVISRIYLSEDQMAAISRECLQGLDFLHSNHVIHRDVKSDNILLRTDGSVKLADFGLSTQLTPEQNRRCMIAGTPWWMAPEVVTSQPYGPKVDIWSFGIVGIEMVERGPPYCNQSLASTKHLITTVRTPKLQQLKLLSALLRDFLSCCLQTDEEERWSAKELLQHPFVTTAKPASILSPLINLVKKR; from the exons GACTTACAGGGCAGCCggcagaagaggaggaatcCACAGCCAGTAAATACCAACAGTTCCGACAGACTCTGCTGCACTTGAGGGCTTCCCCCTCTGGT GTGgccataaagaaaataaatcttcaaGGACTGAAGAGGAAGCAATTAACCGTTAATGAAATCATGATCATGAAGAAGTATAGGAATCCCAGTGTTGTGAACTATTTAGACAG ctACCTTGTGGGTGAGGAACTCTGGCTGGTTATGGAGTACATGGATGGAGGCACCCTGAGTGATGTCATCAGCAGAATCTACCTGTCTGAAGACCAGATGGCAGCCATCAGTCGGGAG tgCCTGCAAGGACTGGATTTTCTCCACTCAAACCATGTCATCCACCGAGACGTGAAGAGCGACAACATCCTTCTCAGAACTGATGGCTCTGTCAAGTTGG CTGATTTTGGCCTCTCTACTCAGCTCACCCCTGAGCAGAATAGACGGTGCATGATAGCCGGGACTCCTTGGTGGATGGCACCTGAAGTGGTGACAAGTCAACCGTATGGCCCCAAAGTGGACATTTGGTCTTTTGGAATTGTGGGAATTGAAATGGTAGAACGAGGACCTCCTTACTGCAACCAAAGTCTTGCCTCG actaaacatCTGATAACCACAGTAAGGaccccaaagctgcagcagcttaAGCTCCTCTCAGCTTTGCTGCGTGacttcctgagctgctgcctgcagacagaCGAGGAGGAGCGCTGGTCTGCCAAGGAGCTCCTGCAG CATCCATTTGTGACAACAGCCAAGCCAGCATCCATCCTGTCACCACTCATCAACTTAGTCAAGAAGAGATAG